The sequence aaaaaaaaaaatgcacacacaccaaaggataacgaaactttacttttattataattaattttacttttttttaattaaatttagagtattcagaggtaaaatgagttttatcttttttctttttggaaggccctgcctctgctttcctttttttctttggggggggggggggggggggagcctttatttgacaaaaattgacagttacaatatcacaaaaaattgcacaacatcagaaacatttcatatcatattacaataattattaatatttcctccgccatgatctgctttctctcactcactgaacaaatcccgggagggggaaaaaacactgcccgcccacactaaaaactgcagagaacaggccaatcagaaccctctctgttttctctctctccttcccacacgcgattagagaaaaaaagtctgtggcctgtgtgcgcgtttggggcgctcgttctgaattccgggagattatatgtgactcgcgggcatccgggagccactaccgaaatgcgggagactgccacagcttcagggagacttggtttgtctgtgtcTGTTATGTTTTGAACCTCTGTAGTCTAGCCATTTTCCCCTGTAGGTATAGAAATGGTGTGATCCATTAAATTGGGGGCGGGGCTAAGTGGTTAAGAGGGACTGGGTAAGCTTTGGTTGGGGGGCTGGCTCAGTTATGACTGACCTGATGCTGAGAGGGGGCACAGGTGCGGGTTGAGCTGGTACTGAGTTTGAAACCTATGGCCTTGCGGCCTTGGTTTAATTTACCTGTACTGAAACTAGTCAGGAATTTTAACTGCGTTTATTTTCCGtttttgcacagttttttttttgcacgcactgtaaataaaaactcACCCTTTGAACTGCTGGATTCCCTGCATTTTTTTCCCTCGGTCACTACCTACCCGCTGACTTCGTGTCCCCGAGCTCGGGGTTCAGCGAGGCAGCGTCACATACCCACAATTCTAAAATGTGCCAAATATAAATGATTCTGAAGTGAAAAGCTTCCTGAATTGATGCTGTAAGCTGTTCATATTCATATCAGGCTTTTGGCCTGCACTTTTGGGCTGCGTCCAAATTCTGAGAGCTCATTTCTCAGTAACTCTTGCGACAGCGTGAGTTGCAAAATCAATATTCGTCCTATTCGGAGGAAAAATGCAGCAATACCCAGTACGAATTCCCAGCATAGGCCGGAATGCTTAAGTACAGATTTGCACAATAGGTCCAAATGTTTATAGACACCCCTTCTTAAGAATACATTCAGCTGATTAGAGTTTTAAACcccactgctgctgatacagatgtgcaaatactgaaacatacaaacagctggtctaatcctaataaagaaaaatatagtcaatagaataggactttctggagcagataaacaagaaTGAACCTATTGACACCTATTGTCTAAAGCCATCAGTAAaactttcatttcatttgtaaattaagggagcagagtctggaggaagagcggagagacacacagttcaagctgcttgaggtctagtgtgaagtttccaccaatcagtgatggtttggagagacatgttatctgctggtgttggtcaacTGTGTTATATTTTAAGTCAAAAGTCAGTTAAATGTTTTCTTGAGATGCGGatttcccacactgccaaaagtaccatttggtcttatataatattctaatttagaatataagccataatcatcaacaataaaagaaataaacacttaaaattgatcactctttgtgtaatatatctatataatatatgagtttcacatttttcgACTGAGgtcctgaaataaagtaacttttcaatgatattccaattttttgagaGCACTAGTATATCAGGACtgagaaagtaaaaagcacaacTGAGTCCaaactcttttttcttttatatttatttgaaagTAAGACATTTGAtcacaacagacacacacacagctccaaacACAACTGTAAAAGCTTTTGAATGATTCTGAAATATATCATTTCACTCCTAACACCAAGAGATGTCAACGAAAAGTAAAGAATCATGGTTTATTATCATTTGATCATGTGAAATACTGCGTTATCCAGTCATGTTCAGAAAAGAGACATGATATCGGGTACCAAATGCACCGTGCCCACCGCCTAGTTCTGCTTCAGGAAACTTTTTTAAATCTCTACGTATTGAGAATGAGCCAGAAGTTTAGAACCATGTGCTTTAAGTCTGTGTGTTCGTGCATCATTTTATCAAATTgattttttcttaaattaaatgAATGTTTAAATATATCCACAATGCTTTTGGTCATTGATGGCTCTTATTGTGTCTTTGGCCAAAACCATATGGCTAAATCATGTAGATAGTTTGATATAATAAGCCCTGTAGACTGTTTATGGCTGTGAATAAAGCATTTCTGGACAAAAAATGGCAATGTTGCTTATTACCAGTGACACACTATCTATTGCCAATTTCTCTGGAGAGTAAGTAGTGCAGGTTTGCATACAACTATATGTCAAAATCACTGACAATAGAGGCACTATGGATGATGGCGCAGTGTTATTGCCTACAGGAAACTGCGAGTAGCGAGTAGTCGAGTGGCTCACCGATGGATGAGAGAGGTGCATTCAGCCAAGTATAGACTGActtaagaaaaacaaagaagTAAGTAGCGAACTCTAACAATCATGAGATACCCACCAACATAATCAAACTCAGTGGACAAGCAAAAGTACAACTATCAAGAATaccattgcatttttttattattattagaataatcCATTTAAATAACCAAaggaacaaacactgacatacatattgctgtttttgttgtggttttctgtctttaaaacagttaaagcagttaaaaaagaggaaaaaagattGCTCGGAAAGCAGGACATGTACAGAGGGTTTACAGATGGCTTGTAGCTCATAGAGATCTATAGGGTCCcaaagactgactgactgattgactgacagacagactggtTGGTTAAAACTCAAAACAACTCAGAAAGTTGTCAAACACTTTCTTTTTTGGTATTAAAttgaattgattgattgatttttctcCACAACTTAATTCACTCTTCCATTgattaaagtaaaagaaatcCTTAGTGGCCTTTCCCAAAAAAAATcccaacataaataaaaatgagaaaaaattcaAATAATATTTCTTCAAATCTATGCCAGAAGACACAGCTGGTTAACTGATCAGCTGATCCCTTCAGCTTGGCAGAGATGACGAGATGACGAAATGACAGAATGACAAAATGAAAAATGAGTCCTCCACACCGTCCCGTCTGCTTCCCAAAGGAATGTTTTtgaagtaaacattttttttttctgaaatattgcaagtattatatatatatatatatatatatatatatatatatatatatatatatatatattcgtcaCAACTTCACACCCGGTGTCGGGATAAGAAATTAGCAGTGTCTCAGTGTTGGTGCTTGACTGTATGCTCAACTGTATGCTCGACTTTTAAACCAGATATCAAAAAATATCACTCTGACCACCACATTCTGAGAATCTGACCAAATGCTCAGCTCACATCCGGCCTGGCTGATGTGCCGACACTCCGGCTGCTGAGTGTAATACGCCAATCGGCCCAACCCACATATGCCAATGCTCTGGCTGTCAAGTATAAGCTCGAGTTAAATGTGCCATCACCCGACTGGCAAGTATAATATAAGAATCAATGGGAGCTGCATCTGGTCGATGTTGAGTCTCAGCCTACGCTGCCATACATCAGTTGAGCTCAGGTCAATTCTTTATGCTTTCTGGAAAGTGATTGTTTTTTAAGGATTTCAGTAACAAAGTGCATCTGGTCCCATGGTCTGGGCTGGTCTGGCATTCAAGACTCGTCCTGCGTCGTTTGAGGGAGACGTGCCCATTGATTTGGCTTAGTCCTAATAACTCGCTTTCATGTACGTTTTCACTTTCAAACTCTATTTCAAAAACATGGCAGCTATTGAGCTATCAAACGGAGCCGTAAGTTAGAAAAGTATAAGAAAAGTAACACATAgtcattgattttttttcctcattatttGAATACCACAGTGTCTGCCCAATAAAAAGCAGTATTGCCTTGTAAAGGGTTGGAGGCCTGGACCTAATATGGCTAGGTATGGCTAGTTCGTCCTCAGGTAGATACCCCTGTGTTCTGACATGTTTTGTACGCTGTGTGCaattgctttgtgtttttttttttctttagtaatgCTTGTgtggctcactcacacagacacaaaaaTCCCTGACAAAAAAATTCAGTgaagtgttatttttttcttctttgtttttttctttttaatatacaatagcaaaaataatgtaaaagtcTGCAACATTACCATGGATCTTCTGCCAGGTATAGTCAGGTAAGAGGTCAGCCATTAATAATACAtgttcatttctttctctctccgtctTTGAGACGCTGAGGAATTTCAGGCTCATCCAGTGAACCCTTGATTGACACGCACGGTTTCGTAAAACAGCAGGACACAATATACAACTGGACAATATTCACACAGGTCATAAATACAAAGGGCAGTCAATGTAATGTACTTAAATGTACGTCAAGCTGGTTTCGAGGAGGACGTCCGACTAACTCTGTAGTGTCCGATCCCACACTGTACCGAACTGGGACGCATGCCCCGCCTTCTATCACGGGATGCATCCCTTGCCAATCCCTTTTAAAGTCCTGATCTTCTCTCAagcaatgaaaaaatgaaaaaacactttCCCAACCACCGTCAAATGGTCAGATGGTTTCATAGAGCGCTTGTGACAGATCAGCAGCAAGCATGAGTGAAAATCAGACGATTCTCAGAGGAAAATCAAAAGTTTCCCCTTTCGTTCTTCTGTTAAGTCTCAATTGTGTTTTTCTTAGTCCAGCCAAGATGCCGTTGTTCTTTGTCGTTGAAATGACGAGTGGGTGAAAACTTCTGATTTtcacaaacacataaaaacaaaacaagaacatAAGAACATCAAAAAAGACTCCCTTCTGAGACGTTTTAAATAAAAACGAGCAAATTAGCCCTTGAGGGTTCTCGGCTTTGTAGAGATGAGGTCCTGGGATGGTCCTAGGAGGGTCCTGGGACTTCCCGGCTGGAGATTGAACGAGAGTGCTTGGTGCTGAGGAGCTCCGAGGGTCTCAGAGAGCCAGGAGAGTGGGCGAGTTGAGCGAGTCTGACGATTGgtctccgctgctgctgctgcgccggTGGGCTTTGGAGCACGACTCCGACGAGGGCGACGGGCTCTCAGGCTCCAGTATGCTGGGGTAGGTGAAGATGAGGCTGGGGTTGCCGGGGGTGGATACTGGGGTGGATGCTCCCACTACTGGGGTGTTGAGGCTGTCGCCGTCGGAGCAGTAAATGCCACCGCCCAGGCAGATGGGCTTGATTACGGAGTGCTGGCTCTTGCCCTCGTCTTCATCGTCGTCGTCCTCCATGGGCTCCAGCTTTACCACCACCGGGTTGAGGGAGCGGTGGGTGAGGCCAGAGCGCATGGTCAGCGGGAGAGGGGCGCATTGCTGGGGAAGCGAGCTGTGGTGGCGTTCGTCCGGAGGCAGCTTGCACACCGGGTTGTGGGCCACCAGCATGAACTCCAGCTTGTCCTTCTCCTTCTGCAGCGTCTCGATCTCTTTCTGCAAATCAGCCTTTTCCTCCTCCAGCTTCTCAGTTTCCTTCATTATAAagatacacaaaataaaacatatgaaAAATGGGCACAAAGTACACAAAATAGtgatacagtatatatgtgtttattatatGATAGAACTGAACTTTGAAATATTATGgttgataaatgttttttttttggattagatGCAAAGTTTATGTGCATCTATTATGTGGAAGGAGATTCATTTGCAAAGATGGTGTGCTTTAAGCTTtagaactgttttaaaatatAGTTAGGGTTTACAGGGCTGAAGAACCATCATTTAGAAGGttcattacaaaacaaaataaaaacaaaatatccaAATATAGAACATGGAAAAAATGCTTTTCACATAAAAATTCTGTTTCTGAGTTAATTTGAAGTATTGATTTTAAATTTACATGTTATGAGTTATGCTTTACAGGGGTGAAGAAccttatattttctattttaatataaaaatatatgtattaaaaaaataaaaatagaaaaaaaggctTTTAGACAAATCTTGACAGTGATTGACAGGGCTTAAGAACAATCCATTAAAAGGTTTAtttgaaacatatttttttattaatgctttttaggtAAAATTTCAAAAGacactttgtttatttttttatttattttaaacacttaaaataatttttaaaaagatagaattttttaaaaaatatatagagtatattttttaaattacagttacaTGTATTAGACTTCACTGGGCTAAAGAACCATTAATTagaactgtctttactgtctgtCACTGTACAACAGCTTAGATACACGGCACAGCGCCTGCTCAGAGTGCAAATCCCTGTTTGAACTCGATGACCTTTCTGAACCGTAAACGCCACACCCTCACACCAAATAACCTCGCAGTGCCGATCCCTGGCCGGCCACACCTGCGGCTGCTCGCACGCAACCCTATTGAAGGAGCTGATTGATTGTTAACACTATCATTATCGGCTCGTTATTGCTCATTAGTCAGTTGCTGATCTTATTAGATGTATTATTCAGACTTCTATAAGCCAGCATGTTAGTTAAGCAGTTGTGAGGAGCTTGAGGAGTGGATCTGTGGTCTCACATCTGTTTCAAGGCTCATACtggtgttgtgctgtgctgtgctgggtTTACTGCATAACTATTTTGCCACACCCTCCGGCATTTGGCGAGGGAGGGGGTCAGGCAGACCCAGACAGCATGACTAGACGACCAGAGATAATTTGCTGGCCGTCGTGAGGGAGCTGCTGGTATGAGGAAGAAGGAAACTAAAAGCTGTGCCTCCACCATtactcagagagaaagagaaagaagaggatGATGGTGCAGAGATGGTGAAGACGCTTTACGATAGCTCCTTATTTGGTGAAGACTGAAGTGGAAAAGGGGGCGGGAAGGCAGATAGCAGTTTGTGGGGTTTTAATGGCTTGTGTGGTTTCTTCCTCTCACAATATCAGACATTCGGTCTGGTCCACCCCCTGCAGCACATTCCTCCCTCATGGTTTGGGACTGACAGCTTGAGAGATGGCATTGTGGAGCTAATTAGTTCAATTACAGCTCGTATCGTCTGGACGAGGGGGCATTCCCACGTGCTGCCAGACAACATTGGGCTTTTATAGCTGTCCGTACAGCCGAACAAGCTTTACTGCCGTCTCCAGCTTCTGACTGCAGGCCAGAGAGACAATAGTGCAGGCCTGGCCTGCTGACATAACTCAAGCCACTTCTCTTAATTTTGTATATGTATAATTACGTATATGCATAATAaaactctgggaaaaaataagagaccacttaaaaatgatacgaTTCTTTggttttatcaaattgaaaacttttggaatataatcaagccatcaaagcaagctgaactgcttgaatttttgcaccaggagcagcataaagttatccaaaagcagtgtataagactggtggaggagaacatgccaagacacatgaaaactgtgattaaaaccagggttattccaccaaatattgatgaactcttaatactttctgaatataaacttgttttctttgcataatttctcattttctgcaaataaatgctctaaatgacaatatttttatttgcagtttggcagaaatgttgttagtagtttatagaataaaacaacaatgttaattttactcaaacatatacctatataattgcaaaatccgagaaactgatttagaaactgaagtggtctcttaattttgtccataGCTGTATCTACAtaccatatggacaaaagtgttgggacacctgctcattcatagtTTCTTCTGAAAACTACTGTCTCTACtacagggaaggctttctactagatttttggagcattgctataaggatctgattgcattctgCAACAAGAGCTCAGGATGTTGAAAGATCATCAGTGCAACTCAaccccaaattaaaaaaatcccAAAAGTATCAACTTTTTTAGAGAGCAAAGTCCAACCGCCCCACAGCTCAATATAGGGGGGCTTTAAAACTCTTATA is a genomic window of Astyanax mexicanus isolate ESR-SI-001 chromosome 14, AstMex3_surface, whole genome shotgun sequence containing:
- the fosl2 gene encoding fos-related antigen 2 isoform X1 gives rise to the protein MYQEYSGSSSSASPGQQDSYPNGSPLSASSYQKYRVDMPGSSSAFIPTINAITTSQDLQWMVQPTVITSMSNPYTRSHPYGLPVSSGPGLLSHSALARPGVIRSIGDARGRRKRDEQLTPEEEEKRRVRRERNKLAAAKCRNRRRELTEMLQGETEKLEEEKADLQKEIETLQKEKDKLEFMLVAHNPVCKLPPDERHHSSLPQQCAPLPLTMRSGLTHRSLNPVVVKLEPMEDDDDEDEGKSQHSVIKPICLGGGIYCSDGDSLNTPVVGASTPVSTPGNPSLIFTYPSILEPESPSPSSESCSKAHRRSSSSGDQSSDSLNSPTLLAL
- the fosl2 gene encoding fos-related antigen 2 isoform X2; its protein translation is MPGSSSAFIPTINAITTSQDLQWMVQPTVITSMSNPYTRSHPYGLPVSSGPGLLSHSALARPGVIRSIGDARGRRKRDEQLTPEEEEKRRVRRERNKLAAAKCRNRRRELTEMLQGETEKLEEEKADLQKEIETLQKEKDKLEFMLVAHNPVCKLPPDERHHSSLPQQCAPLPLTMRSGLTHRSLNPVVVKLEPMEDDDDEDEGKSQHSVIKPICLGGGIYCSDGDSLNTPVVGASTPVSTPGNPSLIFTYPSILEPESPSPSSESCSKAHRRSSSSGDQSSDSLNSPTLLAL